The proteins below come from a single Cytophagia bacterium CHB2 genomic window:
- a CDS encoding HigA family addiction module antidote protein, translated as MLPQYRQPTHPGEIIRYEFLEPLNLTQQQLADAIGVTRVRINEIILGKRSVTPDTAFRLARFFNTTADFCMGLQINYDMWKTLQSNKAEYAKIKSFKKKVA; from the coding sequence ATGTTACCCCAATATCGACAACCGACGCACCCCGGCGAGATAATCCGCTATGAGTTTCTTGAACCATTGAACCTTACCCAACAACAACTTGCGGATGCGATTGGCGTTACTCGTGTGCGCATCAATGAAATCATTTTGGGCAAGAGATCGGTTACCCCGGATACTGCATTTCGTTTGGCAAGATTTTTCAATACAACCGCGGATTTTTGTATGGGGCTCCAGATCAACTATGATATGTGGAAAACCCTGCAATCAAATAAGGCCGAATATGCGAAAATAAAATCGTTCAAAAAGAAAGTGGCTTGA